From one Pseudactinotalea sp. HY158 genomic stretch:
- a CDS encoding TetR/AcrR family transcriptional regulator gives METRVTGRRRGPYAKSAERRRSIVDAAFDVFAARGYHGGSLQEVADRVGMSQTSLLHHFPTKRHLLVAVLDRRDEIDGERLPEEEAHDFPSALVRRARINEATPSLIELYSVLCGEAMTEGHPARDYFTARFAGLRTAYADQLRELRDQGRLRSGTDPERAAATIIAMWDGLQDQWLLDPAIDMAGCLADYLALIILPER, from the coding sequence ATGGAGACTCGGGTGACGGGGCGCAGGCGTGGACCGTACGCGAAGTCGGCCGAGCGCCGACGCAGCATCGTGGACGCCGCCTTCGACGTGTTCGCGGCCCGCGGCTACCACGGCGGATCCCTGCAGGAGGTGGCCGACCGGGTCGGGATGAGCCAGACGAGCCTGCTCCACCACTTCCCCACGAAGCGCCATCTACTCGTCGCGGTGCTCGACCGGCGCGATGAGATCGACGGCGAGCGCCTGCCCGAGGAGGAGGCACACGACTTCCCTTCGGCGCTCGTGCGACGGGCCCGCATCAACGAGGCGACCCCCTCGCTCATCGAGCTCTACTCGGTGCTGTGCGGGGAGGCCATGACCGAGGGGCACCCGGCCCGGGACTACTTCACGGCCCGCTTCGCCGGGCTGCGCACCGCCTACGCCGACCAACTGCGCGAGCTCCGCGACCAGGGCCGGCTGCGCTCCGGCACCGACCCCGAGCGCGCCGCCGCGACGATCATCGCGATGTGGGACGGCCTCCAGGATCAGTGGCTCCTCGACCCCGCGATCGACATGGCCGGCTGCCTCGCCGACTATCTCGCCCTCATCATCCTGCCGGAGCGCTGA
- a CDS encoding ABC transporter permease gives MRQGGNTRRPRRIYSAISRLSLRTVTRNPLRTLLATLGVALGVAVLVASVGMAATLNAQVNATFDSLRATRIVVQDNRVIVSDPLFDLHGVDDQLAGVPGVIAGGYLSTDQQSASVPVSSSLFGPREQFTIVFATPGALPASLATLNAGIFYDATSAALSQPIVVLGPVVAERLGITEVTADSGLIVAGQPVAVGGILASTGSEPQLSEAIIVDPRVAAELGLRVPEEYTALVRTEVGSVRAVALSLPLTLRPFDPVSVGISYPPEPRDLRGGIQESLNTLALVAAGLAIFIGGVGIMSVMVSAVAQRTGEIGLQRSIGARPRHIAVQILLEGSLIGLLGAVTGAILGVAVLICICLINGWQAVVPTWAWWAPTCGGFLTGALAGLYPASRAVRLSPAEALRTN, from the coding sequence ATGAGGCAAGGAGGTAATACTAGGAGACCGCGACGGATCTACTCGGCGATATCACGCCTGAGCCTGCGAACGGTCACCAGGAACCCCCTGCGGACGCTCCTTGCGACACTCGGGGTTGCCCTTGGGGTTGCCGTGTTGGTGGCATCTGTCGGGATGGCAGCGACTCTCAACGCACAGGTGAACGCCACCTTCGACAGCCTGCGTGCAACACGGATCGTGGTCCAGGACAACCGCGTGATCGTCAGTGACCCGCTCTTCGATCTTCACGGTGTTGACGATCAGCTCGCCGGGGTGCCAGGAGTTATTGCGGGCGGGTATCTGAGCACCGATCAGCAATCTGCATCAGTGCCGGTGAGCTCAAGCCTGTTTGGGCCACGGGAACAGTTCACCATCGTCTTTGCCACACCGGGGGCGTTACCAGCGTCCTTGGCAACCTTGAACGCTGGAATCTTCTACGACGCGACCTCCGCAGCTCTTAGCCAGCCGATCGTTGTGCTGGGCCCTGTGGTAGCTGAACGGCTCGGCATTACCGAAGTGACCGCAGACTCAGGTCTCATCGTTGCGGGACAACCTGTTGCGGTGGGAGGGATTCTTGCCAGTACCGGCTCTGAGCCTCAGCTGTCCGAGGCAATTATCGTGGATCCGCGTGTGGCTGCCGAACTTGGACTCCGGGTTCCGGAGGAGTATACCGCTTTGGTGCGCACCGAAGTTGGGTCAGTACGGGCTGTTGCACTTTCGCTGCCACTCACGTTGCGACCGTTTGACCCTGTGAGCGTCGGGATCTCCTACCCGCCCGAGCCCCGCGATTTGAGAGGGGGTATTCAAGAGTCACTCAACACCCTGGCGCTCGTCGCCGCAGGGTTGGCGATCTTCATCGGCGGTGTTGGCATCATGAGTGTGATGGTATCGGCTGTTGCACAGCGCACCGGTGAGATTGGTCTACAGCGCTCCATCGGCGCTCGCCCGCGTCACATCGCGGTGCAGATTCTTCTCGAAGGAAGCCTTATTGGTCTGCTCGGTGCCGTGACTGGAGCAATCTTGGGTGTCGCGGTACTTATCTGTATCTGCTTGATCAACGGGTGGCAGGCTGTTGTGCCCACCTGGGCGTGGTGGGCACCCACGTGCGGGGGCTTCCTGACTGGAGCTTTGGCCGGTCTCTACCCGGCATCCCGTGCCGTGAGGCTTAGCCCGGCGGAAGCACTTCGTACGAACTAG
- a CDS encoding phosphomevalonate kinase encodes MIETRAPGKLFVAGEYAVVDPGEPAVLIAVDRYLTVRLTEATGAGRVHSGEYGPEPLRWVRSDDGPRILATGPPGDHVLAAISAIEELRHDRGRAPRYVDLEIASDLDDPRGRKYGLGSSAAVTVAVVAALDEFYGLGLTPLERFRLALLATITVSPRASGGDVAASTFGGWIRYTSPDRDALARHRAEHGLTATLADAPWAGCSITPLPPPAGLSLLVGWTGSPAATDTLVDGVRSPRPRHAPGYRLFVAQSRACVDDLVSALGAGGRGVPDVIRRARRLLVGLGSEAGIAIETEQLRLLCEIAESHGAAAKSSGAGGGDCGIALAPAHVDPAGILREWDSCDVRPLALSVHRGEGARR; translated from the coding sequence ATGATCGAGACCCGGGCCCCCGGAAAGCTGTTCGTCGCCGGCGAGTACGCCGTGGTCGACCCCGGCGAGCCCGCCGTGCTCATCGCGGTCGACCGCTATCTCACCGTGCGCCTGACGGAGGCGACCGGCGCCGGCCGGGTGCACTCGGGCGAGTACGGCCCGGAACCGTTGCGGTGGGTCCGCAGCGACGACGGCCCGCGCATCCTCGCCACCGGCCCCCCCGGCGACCACGTCCTCGCCGCCATCTCCGCGATCGAGGAGCTGCGCCACGACCGGGGACGGGCTCCCCGCTATGTCGACCTTGAGATCGCGAGCGACCTCGACGACCCGCGCGGACGCAAGTACGGGCTCGGTTCCTCCGCGGCGGTGACCGTCGCCGTCGTCGCCGCACTCGACGAGTTCTACGGACTCGGCCTCACCCCGCTCGAGCGGTTCCGCCTCGCGCTGCTGGCCACGATCACGGTCTCCCCGCGCGCCTCGGGCGGCGACGTGGCCGCGAGCACGTTCGGCGGCTGGATCCGCTACACCTCGCCCGACCGGGACGCCCTCGCCCGCCATCGCGCCGAGCACGGCCTGACCGCCACGCTCGCGGATGCGCCGTGGGCCGGCTGCTCGATCACCCCGCTGCCCCCGCCCGCCGGGCTGTCGCTGCTCGTGGGCTGGACCGGTTCGCCCGCCGCCACCGACACGCTTGTGGACGGCGTCCGCTCGCCTCGTCCGCGGCACGCGCCCGGGTATCGGCTCTTCGTGGCGCAGTCCCGCGCGTGCGTCGACGACCTCGTGTCCGCGCTCGGTGCGGGCGGGCGCGGCGTCCCGGACGTGATCCGCCGCGCGCGCCGGCTGCTGGTCGGCCTCGGTTCGGAGGCGGGGATCGCCATCGAGACCGAGCAGCTGCGGCTGCTGTGCGAGATCGCCGAGAGCCACGGCGCGGCGGCCAAGTCCTCGGGCGCCGGCGGCGGCGACTGCGGGATCGCGCTGGCGCCGGCGCATGTCGACCCGGCCGGTATCCTGCGGGAGTGGGACTCATGCGACGTCCGCCCGCTCGCACTGTCGGTCCACCGAGGAGAAGGAGCGCGACGATGA
- a CDS encoding peptidoglycan-binding domain-containing protein — protein MPVITALALALASGFGLSRLTVTPENAIVPESIPEPVWAEVTNGTLSGSHTGTGTVVAPEQVPINIRAGERTPVVTSQALAPGEQVRACGILVEISDRPLFALPGEIPAYRDLVQGDGGEDVARLQSALRECGYQIAADGVFGPETAATVRLWYRDNGYRVVEREEMIELSEPAMDGVAIETDDAPASRASAARKLVVVPANEIEYIREGAVVTEVVPVGTVVDDPVLHVSDGSYLFEVELKPAVRFDLQEGQETVLDLGGTSITVPLPTLPSEPTTGSAGEPVFVLRLQLPQELDPGSVGSTGTYTVATGTDEVFDRIVPVTAVRTDPSGRTYVVKAVAGSDPVAVEVTGVAAEGGYVAVDGDLQYGDRLWLTNEIH, from the coding sequence GTGCCTGTCATTACTGCACTCGCTCTCGCCTTGGCCAGCGGATTTGGGTTAAGTCGTCTCACTGTTACACCGGAGAATGCCATTGTACCGGAATCGATTCCAGAGCCTGTATGGGCTGAAGTGACGAATGGCACCTTGTCTGGGAGCCACACCGGGACTGGCACGGTAGTCGCGCCTGAGCAGGTCCCTATCAATATTCGCGCGGGTGAGAGAACACCAGTTGTCACTTCTCAAGCTTTGGCTCCGGGGGAGCAGGTTCGGGCGTGCGGGATCCTCGTCGAAATTTCGGACCGTCCACTGTTCGCACTCCCAGGCGAGATCCCTGCATACCGGGATCTGGTGCAGGGCGACGGAGGTGAAGACGTAGCTCGCCTCCAAAGCGCGCTGCGTGAATGCGGATATCAGATCGCTGCAGACGGTGTGTTCGGTCCCGAAACCGCCGCCACGGTACGTTTGTGGTATCGGGATAACGGGTACCGCGTGGTGGAGCGCGAGGAGATGATCGAGTTATCCGAACCGGCTATGGATGGCGTGGCAATCGAAACAGACGATGCTCCGGCCAGCCGAGCATCCGCGGCGCGAAAACTCGTCGTCGTCCCAGCGAACGAAATCGAATACATCCGCGAAGGAGCGGTCGTTACTGAGGTCGTCCCGGTTGGGACTGTCGTGGATGATCCAGTCCTTCACGTATCTGACGGTTCATACCTCTTTGAAGTCGAGCTGAAACCAGCTGTTCGTTTTGACCTCCAAGAGGGTCAAGAGACGGTGCTCGATCTTGGCGGCACCTCGATCACGGTTCCACTTCCCACGCTGCCCTCAGAGCCAACCACGGGTAGCGCCGGCGAGCCTGTCTTCGTACTACGTTTGCAACTACCGCAAGAGCTTGATCCAGGCTCGGTAGGTTCGACTGGGACCTACACGGTAGCCACCGGTACAGATGAAGTCTTCGATCGGATCGTTCCGGTGACCGCTGTCCGAACCGATCCTTCTGGGCGAACCTATGTTGTCAAGGCAGTGGCAGGATCCGATCCTGTCGCAGTGGAGGTGACCGGCGTTGCGGCTGAAGGCGGGTACGTGGCAGTCGACGGCGACTTGCAGTACGGTGACCGGCTCTGGCTTACTAACGAGATTCATTAG
- the mvk gene encoding mevalonate kinase — translation MTERISMNSMLSALPSPAAKPRATAPAARPVATGAAHAKAILLGEHAVVYGAPAIALPLPDLRAEVTVRSSAVPGIHILTDLYSGVTSDAPAAIQPVVTALHAALAEMLAGTPGIEVHVSSAIPYGRGLGSSAAVAAAVTRAVADLTGHDLSPDTCYDIVQVAERVAHANPSGLDARAVVAGHAIRFERGHATTLPIAESLTFVIADSGVHGSTMDAVRSVRARFGEDPAAVESLIRRLTEATLGAVDDLATGDLHRLGRRMTDGHGALGELGVSSTVLDRFVEDAAAAGALGAKLTGGGIGGCVLALADSPAQADRIAAALRAAGAPRTWTTTVPAA, via the coding sequence ATGACCGAACGGATCTCCATGAATTCGATGCTCTCCGCGCTGCCGTCCCCGGCAGCGAAGCCTCGAGCGACGGCACCGGCGGCACGGCCCGTCGCCACGGGCGCGGCCCATGCCAAGGCCATCCTCCTCGGCGAGCACGCCGTGGTCTACGGCGCGCCCGCGATCGCCCTGCCGCTGCCCGACCTGCGGGCCGAGGTGACCGTCCGATCGAGCGCGGTGCCCGGGATCCACATCCTCACCGACCTGTACAGCGGCGTGACCTCCGATGCCCCGGCCGCGATCCAGCCCGTTGTCACCGCCCTGCATGCCGCCCTCGCCGAGATGCTCGCGGGAACCCCCGGGATCGAGGTGCACGTGAGCAGCGCCATCCCGTACGGGCGCGGCCTCGGCTCGAGCGCCGCCGTCGCGGCGGCCGTGACGCGGGCGGTCGCGGACCTCACGGGTCACGACCTGAGCCCCGACACCTGTTACGACATCGTGCAGGTCGCCGAACGGGTCGCCCACGCGAACCCCAGCGGTCTCGATGCCCGCGCCGTCGTCGCCGGCCACGCCATCCGGTTCGAGCGCGGCCATGCCACCACCCTGCCGATCGCCGAGTCGCTCACGTTCGTCATCGCGGATTCCGGCGTCCACGGATCGACCATGGACGCCGTGCGCTCCGTGCGCGCGCGCTTCGGCGAGGACCCGGCCGCCGTCGAGAGCCTGATCCGCCGTCTCACGGAGGCGACCCTCGGCGCCGTCGACGACCTGGCCACCGGGGACCTGCACCGGCTGGGCCGGCGCATGACCGACGGCCACGGGGCCCTGGGCGAGCTCGGGGTGAGCAGCACCGTCCTCGATCGGTTCGTCGAGGACGCCGCGGCGGCCGGCGCCCTCGGCGCCAAGCTGACCGGCGGCGGCATCGGCGGCTGCGTGCTCGCCCTCGCCGACTCGCCCGCGCAGGCGGATCGGATCGCCGCCGCGCTGCGGGCCGCGGGCGCCCCGCGCACGTGGACGACCACGGTCCCGGCGGCATGA
- the fni gene encoding type 2 isopentenyl-diphosphate Delta-isomerase, whose protein sequence is MTDESAPTRAQRKDDHVRLAAAQQEGAVRGNEYDDLDFVHGALPTTDPDRVDLSVTVGDWRWPTPFYVNGMTGGTETTTRINRDLAIVAARTGMPMACGSVSVALDEPEAAAGFTVIRQENPRGFVMANLGVGRSGDDARRAVDLLEADALQLHLNAVQETAMPEGSCDFSTWRRSVSEIVAASPVPVIVKEVGFGLSRSTLTELTDLGVQFADVSGRGGTDFLAIENARRTGPDYSFLTGFGQSALACLLDAPAAGPALLASGGVRNPYDVVKALAAGAHAVGVAGVFLKTVLDGGPEAFEELVTGWLDQTRGLIALLGAGRVADLGATDLLVRGRLREFLELRGVDTGALARRSTERRP, encoded by the coding sequence ATGACGGACGAATCCGCCCCCACCCGGGCCCAGCGCAAGGACGATCACGTGCGCCTCGCCGCCGCGCAGCAGGAGGGCGCGGTGCGGGGCAACGAGTACGACGACCTCGACTTCGTCCACGGCGCGCTGCCGACCACCGACCCCGACCGGGTCGACCTGAGCGTCACGGTCGGCGACTGGCGCTGGCCCACGCCGTTCTACGTCAACGGCATGACCGGCGGCACCGAGACGACCACCCGGATCAACCGGGATCTGGCGATCGTGGCCGCGCGCACCGGGATGCCGATGGCCTGCGGCTCGGTCTCCGTGGCCCTCGACGAGCCCGAGGCCGCCGCCGGCTTCACCGTGATCCGGCAGGAGAACCCGCGCGGGTTCGTCATGGCGAACCTCGGGGTCGGCCGCAGCGGCGACGACGCCCGCCGCGCCGTCGACCTGCTCGAGGCCGACGCGCTCCAGCTCCACCTGAACGCGGTGCAGGAGACCGCGATGCCCGAGGGATCGTGCGACTTCTCGACCTGGCGTCGCTCGGTCTCCGAGATCGTGGCCGCCTCCCCCGTCCCGGTCATCGTCAAGGAGGTCGGCTTCGGCCTGAGCCGGTCCACCCTGACCGAGCTGACCGACCTGGGCGTGCAGTTCGCGGACGTGAGCGGCCGGGGCGGCACGGACTTCCTGGCGATCGAGAACGCGCGCCGCACCGGCCCCGACTACTCCTTCCTCACGGGCTTCGGTCAGTCCGCGCTCGCCTGCCTGCTCGACGCCCCCGCGGCTGGCCCCGCCCTGCTCGCCTCGGGCGGCGTACGCAACCCCTACGACGTCGTCAAGGCGCTCGCCGCAGGCGCACACGCGGTCGGGGTGGCGGGAGTGTTCCTCAAGACCGTGCTCGACGGCGGGCCCGAGGCGTTCGAGGAGCTCGTGACCGGCTGGCTCGACCAGACCCGCGGGCTCATCGCCCTCCTCGGCGCCGGCCGGGTCGCGGACCTCGGCGCGACGGATCTGCTCGTGCGCGGGCGCCTGCGCGAATTCCTCGAGCTGCGCGGGGTCGACACCGGCGCACTCGCCCGGCGTTCCACGGAGCGCCGGCCGTGA
- a CDS encoding hydroxymethylglutaryl-CoA reductase, producing the protein MTGEEPPTTTIPTRWVGPLRVSGDAVEGEIEVPLATYETPLWPSVGRGARISRLIDGGIRTVSIGERMSRSTLFVADSAAIAHAAARQIEDRFGELAEVVTAGSRFARLEEIHPEVVGNLLFVRFALTTGDASGHNMVTNAADALMERILSWQLGLEYGSISGNYCSDKKATAVNGILGRGRSVVAEILIPHEIVRTRLRTDAAKVCDLVLRKNLIGSTIAGALRSANAHYANMLLAFYLATGQDAANIVEGSQGITSAENRADGLYFACTLPHLIVGTVGNGKHLPHVEYALERLGCREERAGGANARRLAALIAATVLCGELSLLAAQTNPGELMAAHVRYERRNGPRA; encoded by the coding sequence ATGACCGGTGAGGAGCCTCCCACCACCACGATCCCCACCCGCTGGGTCGGCCCGCTCCGGGTGAGCGGCGACGCCGTCGAGGGGGAGATCGAGGTGCCGCTGGCGACCTACGAGACGCCGCTGTGGCCCTCGGTCGGTCGGGGCGCGCGGATCTCCCGGCTGATCGACGGCGGCATCCGCACCGTCTCGATCGGGGAGCGGATGAGCCGCTCGACCCTGTTCGTGGCCGACAGCGCCGCCATCGCCCACGCGGCCGCCCGGCAGATCGAGGACCGGTTCGGGGAACTGGCCGAGGTCGTGACCGCGGGTAGCCGGTTCGCGCGCCTCGAGGAGATCCATCCCGAGGTCGTGGGCAACCTGCTGTTCGTGCGGTTCGCGCTCACGACGGGGGACGCCTCGGGCCACAACATGGTCACGAACGCCGCCGATGCGCTGATGGAGCGGATCCTCTCGTGGCAGCTCGGCCTGGAGTACGGGTCGATCTCGGGCAACTACTGCTCCGACAAGAAGGCCACGGCCGTCAACGGCATCCTCGGCCGGGGCCGCAGCGTCGTGGCCGAGATCCTCATCCCGCACGAGATCGTGCGCACCCGGCTGCGCACCGACGCGGCCAAGGTCTGCGATCTCGTGCTCCGAAAGAACCTCATCGGCAGCACGATCGCCGGAGCCCTGCGCTCGGCGAACGCCCACTACGCGAACATGCTGCTCGCGTTCTACCTCGCCACCGGGCAGGATGCGGCCAACATCGTCGAGGGCTCCCAGGGGATCACCTCGGCGGAGAACCGCGCCGACGGGCTCTACTTCGCCTGCACCCTGCCGCATCTGATCGTGGGTACGGTGGGTAACGGCAAGCATCTGCCGCACGTGGAGTACGCCCTGGAGCGACTCGGCTGCCGGGAGGAGCGTGCCGGCGGCGCGAATGCCCGCCGGCTCGCGGCGCTCATCGCCGCCACTGTGCTCTGCGGGGAGCTGTCGCTGCTCGCGGCTCAGACGAACCCGGGCGAACTCATGGCGGCGCACGTGCGATACGAACGACGGAACGGACCTCGAGCATGA
- the mvaD gene encoding diphosphomevalonate decarboxylase, whose translation MSTARAFPNLALVKYWGKRDEVLMLPAAGSLSLTLDTFETRTTVTLDPSLRQDAFELDGAENTGDARDRVRAFLDLVRERSGNASHAHVTSTNEAPTGAGLASSASGFAALATAAAAAYGLPSDAAARSRLARRGSGSAARSIIPGVAIWHAGDGDETSFAEPIAAPEMRMVIVILDGTKKAVSSRDAMRLTALTSPFYDGWIRATEASLESMVSACRAGDFTRIGRITESHALRMHAVIASTDPPIRYLSPASVAVFDAVGALRSEGIEAYATADAGPNIAVLTRPEDSATVATRLSVFGRVHDVGPGPGAELVDTGEPPGAPR comes from the coding sequence ATGAGCACCGCGCGCGCCTTCCCCAATCTCGCCCTCGTGAAGTACTGGGGCAAGCGGGACGAGGTCCTCATGCTGCCCGCCGCCGGCAGCCTCTCGCTCACCCTCGACACCTTCGAGACCCGCACCACCGTCACCCTCGACCCCTCGCTTCGGCAGGACGCGTTCGAGCTCGACGGCGCCGAGAACACCGGCGACGCCCGCGACCGCGTGCGCGCCTTCCTCGACCTCGTGCGCGAGCGCAGCGGCAACGCCTCCCACGCCCACGTGACGTCGACGAACGAGGCCCCCACGGGCGCCGGGCTCGCGTCCTCGGCGTCGGGCTTCGCGGCCCTGGCCACGGCCGCCGCCGCCGCGTACGGGCTGCCCTCGGATGCGGCCGCCCGCAGCCGCCTCGCCCGCCGGGGATCCGGCTCGGCCGCCCGCTCGATCATCCCGGGCGTGGCGATCTGGCACGCCGGCGACGGCGACGAGACCTCCTTCGCCGAGCCGATCGCCGCCCCCGAGATGCGCATGGTCATCGTCATCCTCGACGGCACCAAGAAGGCCGTCTCGAGCCGGGACGCGATGCGCCTGACCGCGCTCACCTCCCCGTTCTACGACGGCTGGATCCGGGCCACCGAGGCGAGCCTGGAGTCGATGGTCTCGGCCTGCCGCGCCGGGGACTTCACCCGCATCGGGCGGATCACCGAGTCCCACGCGCTGCGCATGCACGCGGTGATCGCCTCGACGGATCCGCCGATCCGCTACCTCTCACCCGCGAGCGTCGCCGTCTTCGACGCCGTCGGGGCCCTGCGCTCGGAGGGTATCGAGGCCTACGCGACCGCCGACGCCGGGCCGAATATCGCGGTGCTCACCCGGCCGGAGGATTCCGCCACCGTCGCCACCCGGCTGTCGGTCTTCGGCCGCGTGCACGACGTGGGCCCCGGCCCCGGCGCCGAGCTCGTCGACACCGGGGAGCCGCCCGGGGCACCCCGATGA
- a CDS encoding extracellular solute-binding protein: MTSLTRRQLLTFGLGATAAGALAACATPGTTSVNAAPTIPPEPSGHPVRLTYWAWLKDLQKVADIWNAQNPHIQVETVWIPGGNEGGYQKLYSALAAGGGPDLAQVELRAVPEFMLVNGLVDLSRYGADAAAPTFDPTLWNQVSFTGGVYGIPQDSGPMATFYQTELFEKIGARPPDTWSQWAEVAAEFRTAGAYIDVFPIADPSSFVAYATQAGATWLTPTDDGWVIDMTGEATLTVARFFDHAIDSDLVTTDYGLYSPPWFAAAAAGGLASLTDASWADALLEGVSGAEGKWRVAPMPRWEHGGFGSSFRGGSTTTVLAHSAHPAEALEFATWLNGSRAGIDGLIEHCGIGWSANPDYIGASRMQPSPFFGGQDYNTDVFLPASTEQNPDWSWWPITQQSLNILADEFRRKPSGQSLVDAVANAERQIISAFENKGLSIRKETA, from the coding sequence ATGACATCACTGACACGAAGGCAGTTGTTGACCTTCGGCCTCGGTGCGACCGCAGCCGGCGCGCTCGCCGCCTGCGCGACCCCCGGGACGACCTCGGTCAACGCCGCACCCACGATCCCGCCGGAGCCCTCCGGCCATCCCGTCCGGCTCACGTACTGGGCCTGGCTCAAGGACCTGCAGAAGGTCGCCGACATCTGGAACGCCCAGAATCCGCACATCCAGGTCGAGACCGTCTGGATCCCGGGCGGCAACGAGGGCGGATATCAGAAGCTGTACTCCGCGCTCGCCGCCGGCGGCGGCCCGGACCTCGCCCAGGTCGAGCTGCGCGCCGTGCCCGAGTTCATGCTCGTGAACGGGCTCGTGGACCTCTCCCGCTACGGTGCCGACGCCGCCGCGCCGACCTTCGATCCCACGCTGTGGAATCAGGTGTCGTTCACCGGCGGGGTCTACGGGATCCCGCAGGACTCGGGCCCGATGGCGACGTTCTACCAGACCGAGCTGTTCGAGAAGATCGGCGCGAGGCCGCCCGACACCTGGTCGCAGTGGGCGGAGGTCGCCGCCGAGTTCCGCACGGCGGGCGCCTATATCGACGTCTTCCCGATCGCCGATCCGAGCTCATTCGTGGCGTATGCCACCCAGGCCGGCGCGACCTGGCTCACCCCGACCGACGACGGCTGGGTCATCGACATGACCGGGGAGGCCACGCTCACCGTGGCCCGCTTCTTCGACCACGCGATCGACTCCGACCTCGTGACCACGGACTACGGCCTCTACTCCCCGCCCTGGTTCGCGGCCGCCGCAGCCGGCGGGCTCGCCTCGCTCACGGACGCGAGCTGGGCCGACGCCCTCCTCGAGGGCGTCTCCGGCGCCGAGGGGAAATGGCGGGTCGCGCCCATGCCCCGGTGGGAGCACGGCGGCTTCGGCTCGAGCTTCCGCGGGGGATCCACGACCACCGTGCTCGCCCACAGCGCCCACCCGGCCGAGGCCCTCGAGTTCGCCACCTGGCTCAACGGATCGCGCGCGGGCATCGACGGGCTGATCGAGCACTGCGGCATCGGCTGGTCGGCGAATCCCGACTACATCGGCGCCTCCCGCATGCAGCCCTCGCCGTTCTTCGGCGGGCAGGACTACAACACCGACGTGTTCCTCCCGGCGTCCACGGAGCAGAACCCCGACTGGTCCTGGTGGCCGATCACCCAGCAGTCCCTCAACATCCTCGCCGACGAGTTCCGGCGCAAGCCCTCCGGGCAGAGCCTCGTCGACGCCGTCGCGAACGCCGAGCGGCAGATCATCAGCGCCTTCGAGAACAAGGGCCTGAGCATCCGGAAGGAGACGGCATGA
- a CDS encoding ABC transporter ATP-binding protein produces MLRGVGRSYWQGDTQVKALESVDLRIEPADYVAVTGRSGSGKSTLLNLIGLLDQPTAGRYSVADRETTTMSVQATDVLRSRVFGLVFQSFHLVDYLTVSENVEAGLTYTGWSRSTCQTQISESIINVGLQHRSSARASTLSGGERQRVAIARTLARCPSVLLADEPTGNLDQANADIVLDLFEMIRASGVTVLMVTHDEETAARADRRLRMRDGRIDNDA; encoded by the coding sequence ATGCTGAGGGGGGTTGGTCGAAGCTATTGGCAAGGTGATACGCAGGTCAAGGCCCTCGAGAGTGTCGACCTTCGGATTGAACCGGCCGATTACGTAGCAGTGACTGGTCGTTCCGGTTCTGGAAAGTCGACACTTCTTAACCTGATCGGCCTTCTGGACCAGCCGACTGCGGGAAGATACTCGGTAGCGGACCGTGAGACGACTACGATGAGCGTACAGGCTACTGATGTGCTTCGCAGTCGGGTTTTTGGCCTGGTGTTCCAGTCCTTTCATCTGGTGGACTATCTGACCGTTTCTGAGAATGTGGAAGCCGGTCTCACGTACACCGGCTGGTCGAGATCGACGTGCCAAACGCAGATTTCCGAATCGATCATCAATGTAGGACTGCAACACCGAAGTTCAGCGAGAGCGAGCACCCTTTCCGGTGGCGAGCGTCAGCGTGTTGCCATCGCCAGGACCCTCGCCCGGTGCCCAAGCGTCCTTCTAGCTGACGAACCAACAGGCAACCTCGACCAGGCGAACGCTGACATAGTGCTTGACCTGTTCGAGATGATTCGGGCGAGTGGCGTGACAGTGCTCATGGTGACGCACGATGAAGAGACGGCGGCACGGGCGGATAGACGCCTGCGGATGCGCGACGGGCGAATCGACAATGACGCATGA